The following proteins are encoded in a genomic region of Enterocloster clostridioformis:
- the tnpA gene encoding IS66 family insertion sequence element accessory protein TnpA — translation MAATRKARVPMAEQIRLINECRQSGMTDAEWCRENDIAVSTFYNWVSRCRKAAAEQIPAPNYGHHADPLPKQDVVPIDIVPDHLPEQHAASQMQQMYLDNSHTIEVTMKDVIIRISNDADPVLLTRTLRLIRETSC, via the coding sequence ATGGCAGCTACTCGCAAAGCCCGTGTTCCTATGGCAGAACAGATCAGGCTTATCAATGAATGCCGCCAGAGCGGCATGACAGATGCTGAATGGTGCCGTGAAAATGACATCGCAGTAAGCACCTTTTATAACTGGGTCAGCCGATGCCGGAAAGCGGCAGCGGAACAGATCCCTGCACCGAATTACGGTCATCATGCAGATCCACTTCCAAAACAGGATGTGGTTCCCATTGATATTGTTCCGGATCATCTTCCGGAGCAGCATGCGGCATCACAGATGCAGCAAATGTACCTTGACAATTCACATACGATTGAAGTGACCATGAAAGATGTGATCATTCGGATCAGCAATGATGCCGACCCTGTCCTTCTTACAAGGACACTCCGTCTGATCCGGGAGACTTCATGTTAG